The Luteimonas sp. YGD11-2 genome has a window encoding:
- the yegS gene encoding lipid kinase YegS — MTPPCWYLILNAKAAGNDAVREAVTAARASGHAIEVRLTWEDGDALRYVREALAAGAQRVIAGGGDGTLRDVAAALADAAGDADALPVFGVLPLGTANDFATAAGVPEALDEAFALATRGRAMAIDLLRITHDDGATWSLNLVSGGFGTEITVETREGLKKMLGGLAYLVTGIARMGRIDPVPVSLRGPGFEWEGDFIALGVGNGRQAGGGQALCPDAQVDDGLLDVTVVPQLEGEVAATVGTLVGSGKDAALDRVATRARLPWIGITMPQPLMLNIDGEPVTGTRFRIDCVPRRLRVVLPEDSPLLSAGVALAS; from the coding sequence ATGACCCCACCGTGCTGGTACCTGATCCTCAATGCCAAGGCTGCCGGCAACGACGCGGTGCGCGAGGCGGTCACCGCCGCGCGTGCATCCGGTCATGCGATCGAGGTGCGGCTGACCTGGGAAGACGGTGACGCCCTGCGCTACGTGCGCGAAGCACTCGCCGCCGGCGCGCAGCGGGTGATCGCGGGCGGCGGCGATGGCACCCTGCGCGATGTCGCCGCCGCGCTGGCCGATGCCGCGGGCGATGCCGATGCACTGCCGGTGTTCGGCGTGCTGCCACTGGGCACCGCCAACGACTTCGCCACCGCTGCCGGCGTGCCGGAGGCGCTGGACGAGGCCTTCGCTCTGGCGACCCGCGGCAGGGCCATGGCAATCGACCTGCTGCGCATCACCCACGACGATGGGGCCACCTGGTCGCTCAACCTCGTCAGCGGCGGCTTCGGTACCGAGATCACCGTGGAGACCCGCGAAGGGCTGAAGAAGATGCTCGGCGGCCTGGCCTACCTGGTCACCGGGATCGCGCGGATGGGCCGCATCGACCCGGTGCCGGTGTCGCTGCGCGGCCCCGGCTTCGAATGGGAGGGCGACTTCATCGCGCTGGGGGTCGGCAATGGCCGCCAGGCCGGCGGCGGCCAGGCACTGTGTCCGGATGCACAGGTGGACGACGGCCTGCTCGACGTCACCGTGGTGCCGCAGCTCGAAGGCGAGGTCGCCGCGACGGTGGGCACCCTGGTGGGTTCCGGCAAGGACGCCGCACTCGACCGCGTTGCCACCCGCGCACGCCTGCCGTGGATCGGGATCACCATGCCGCAGCCGCTGATGCTCAACATCGACGGCGAGCCGGTGACCGGCACGCGCTTCCGCATCGACTGCGTGCCGCGACGGCTGCGGGTGGTGCTGCCGGAGGATTCGCCGCTGCTGTCGGCGGGCGTCGCGCTGGCGTCGTGA
- the trpE gene encoding anthranilate synthase component I: MITQQQFDRFAAEGHTRIPVAREVLSDLDTPLSVYLKLADGPYTYLFESVEGGERFGRYSIIGLPASRVVEFHGHAMSVREHGEVVEHREVEDPFVEVERLRTAESVPRIEGLPAFTGGLVGWFGFECIGYIEPRLADAADAPARRDELGTADILLMQSEEVAVFDNLRGRLYLVVHADPRLPQAWARANRRLDALAHRLRHGGAGYPETLQPAALDEADFVSGFTREGFIDAVERSKEYIRAGDVFQVVLSQRMSVPFNARPVDVYRALRALNPSPYMYFLDVGGTQVVGSSPEILVRQQGGTVTVRPIAGTRPRGATPDEDAALEAELLADPKERAEHLMLIDLGRNDVGRVAEAGSVEVGERFVIERYSHVMHIVSEVTGRLREGLDYVDVLRATFPAGTVSGAPKIRALEVIRELEPVRRNVYSGAVGYIGWHGDADTAIAIRTAVIQDGRLHVQAGAGIVYDSDPQKEWDETMNKGRALFRAVAQAAKGL; the protein is encoded by the coding sequence TTGATCACCCAGCAGCAGTTCGACCGTTTCGCCGCCGAAGGCCATACCCGCATCCCCGTCGCCCGTGAGGTCCTGTCCGACCTCGATACGCCGCTGTCGGTGTATCTGAAGCTCGCCGACGGGCCGTACACCTACCTGTTCGAATCGGTCGAGGGCGGCGAGCGCTTCGGCCGCTACTCGATCATCGGCCTGCCGGCCTCCCGCGTGGTCGAGTTCCACGGCCACGCGATGTCGGTGCGCGAGCACGGCGAGGTGGTGGAGCACCGCGAGGTCGAGGACCCGTTCGTCGAGGTCGAGCGACTGCGCACCGCGGAGTCGGTGCCGCGCATCGAGGGCCTGCCGGCGTTCACCGGCGGCCTGGTCGGCTGGTTCGGCTTCGAATGCATCGGCTATATCGAGCCGCGCCTGGCCGATGCGGCCGATGCCCCCGCGCGCCGAGACGAACTCGGCACCGCCGACATCCTGCTGATGCAGTCCGAAGAAGTGGCGGTGTTCGACAACCTGCGCGGGCGGCTGTACCTGGTCGTCCACGCCGATCCGCGCCTGCCCCAGGCCTGGGCACGCGCCAACCGCCGCCTCGATGCGCTGGCCCACCGGCTGCGCCACGGTGGCGCCGGCTATCCGGAGACCCTGCAGCCGGCCGCGCTCGACGAGGCCGACTTCGTATCCGGCTTCACCCGCGAAGGCTTCATCGACGCGGTCGAGCGGTCGAAGGAATACATCCGCGCCGGCGACGTGTTCCAGGTGGTGCTGTCGCAGCGGATGTCGGTGCCGTTCAACGCGCGCCCGGTGGACGTCTACCGCGCGCTGCGTGCGTTGAATCCATCGCCGTACATGTACTTCCTGGATGTTGGCGGTACCCAGGTGGTGGGTTCGTCACCGGAGATCCTGGTGCGCCAGCAGGGCGGCACGGTCACCGTGCGGCCGATCGCCGGCACCCGCCCGCGCGGCGCCACGCCGGACGAGGACGCCGCGCTGGAAGCCGAGCTGCTGGCCGACCCCAAGGAACGCGCCGAGCACCTGATGCTGATCGACCTCGGTCGCAACGACGTCGGCCGCGTGGCCGAGGCGGGCAGCGTGGAGGTCGGCGAACGGTTCGTCATCGAACGCTACAGCCACGTCATGCATATCGTCAGCGAGGTCACCGGCCGCCTGCGCGAGGGCCTCGACTATGTCGACGTGCTGCGCGCGACCTTCCCGGCGGGCACCGTCAGCGGCGCGCCGAAGATCCGCGCGCTGGAAGTGATCCGCGAGCTCGAACCGGTGCGGCGCAATGTCTATTCGGGCGCGGTGGGATACATCGGCTGGCATGGCGATGCCGATACCGCCATCGCCATCCGCACCGCGGTGATCCAGGACGGCCGCCTGCACGTGCAGGCCGGCGCCGGCATCGTCTACGACTCCGACCCGCAGAAGGAGTGGGACGAGACGATGAACAAGGGCCGCGCGCTGTTCCGCGCGGTGGCGCAGGCGGCGAAGGGCCTGTAG
- a CDS encoding MFS transporter, with protein sequence MPPVAEPPSSASSTSRLLRFVNLRQGEGTPVLVAALFFFFVLTALMLLRPARDALGMERGIDSVRWLFIGTAVVTLAVNPVFGWLVSRFRRLQAIGATYGFFVASLVGFWALLVFAPGAIGARSGQVFYVWFSVFNLFVTMVFWALMADRFTSDQGKRVFALVSVGGTLGAIFGPWLTSRLAEPLGTPALLLVAGGFLLLALACAWLLVRLRPTSAAGNAPARTHDPERIGGSAWAGLRAVFASPYLAGIAGYVLLMTVVATFIYFTRLQMVAAVADDMDTRAAILGNIDMWTQVAVLVLQVTLTGRIIRRFGLGVALAILPIATAIGFIGLAIYGSFVVLVLLEATNRAVQRGITRPAREALFTVVAREDKYKAKAFIDTFVYRAGDVVGAQTEGMLGRLGLAMGGLVSVVIPLALVWAVLALWLGRAQARRAVTGDAGDTLTPAPLPRAGEG encoded by the coding sequence ATGCCACCTGTCGCCGAGCCCCCATCCAGCGCGTCCAGCACGTCCCGCCTGCTGCGGTTCGTCAACCTGCGCCAGGGCGAGGGCACACCGGTGCTGGTCGCGGCCCTGTTCTTCTTCTTCGTGCTGACCGCGCTGATGCTGCTGCGGCCGGCGCGCGATGCGCTCGGCATGGAGCGCGGCATCGACAGCGTGCGCTGGCTGTTTATCGGTACCGCGGTGGTGACGCTTGCGGTCAACCCGGTGTTCGGCTGGCTGGTCAGCCGCTTCAGGCGACTGCAGGCGATCGGTGCAACGTACGGGTTCTTCGTTGCCAGCCTGGTCGGCTTCTGGGCGCTGCTGGTGTTCGCGCCCGGCGCCATCGGCGCGCGCAGCGGGCAGGTGTTCTACGTCTGGTTCAGCGTCTTCAACCTGTTCGTGACCATGGTGTTCTGGGCGCTGATGGCCGATCGCTTCACCAGCGACCAGGGCAAGCGGGTGTTCGCGCTGGTCTCGGTGGGCGGCACGCTGGGCGCGATCTTCGGCCCCTGGCTGACCTCTCGGCTGGCCGAACCGCTGGGCACGCCGGCGCTGCTGCTGGTGGCCGGCGGCTTCCTGCTGCTGGCTCTGGCCTGCGCATGGCTGCTGGTGCGCCTGCGTCCGACATCGGCGGCGGGCAATGCGCCTGCGCGTACCCACGATCCCGAGCGCATCGGCGGCAGCGCATGGGCGGGATTGCGCGCGGTGTTCGCCTCGCCGTACCTGGCCGGCATCGCCGGCTATGTGCTGCTGATGACGGTGGTCGCGACCTTCATCTACTTCACCCGCCTGCAGATGGTCGCGGCGGTCGCCGACGACATGGACACGCGCGCCGCGATCCTCGGCAACATCGACATGTGGACGCAGGTGGCGGTGCTGGTACTGCAGGTCACGCTGACCGGCCGGATCATCCGCCGCTTCGGCCTCGGCGTCGCGCTGGCGATCCTGCCGATCGCCACCGCCATCGGCTTCATCGGGCTGGCGATCTACGGCTCGTTCGTGGTGCTGGTGCTGCTGGAGGCCACCAACCGCGCGGTGCAGCGCGGCATCACCCGGCCCGCGCGCGAGGCGCTGTTCACCGTGGTCGCGCGCGAGGACAAGTACAAGGCCAAGGCCTTTATCGACACCTTCGTGTACCGCGCCGGCGACGTGGTCGGCGCGCAGACCGAAGGCATGCTCGGCCGGCTGGGCCTGGCCATGGGTGGGCTGGTGAGCGTGGTGATCCCGCTGGCACTGGTGTGGGCGGTGCTGGCGCTGTGGCTGGGGCGTGCGCAGGCGCGGCGGGCGGTGACGGGCGATGCCGGAGACACCCTCACCCCTGCCCCTCTCCCGCGCGCGGGAGAGGGGTAG
- a CDS encoding aminodeoxychorismate/anthranilate synthase component II produces MLLMIDNYDSFTWNLVQYLQALGAEVRVVRNDELTVAEIDRLAPERIVISPGPCTPNEAGVSVAVVETLGPRIPILGVCLGHQGIGQAYGGRVVRAGRIMHGKTSPIRHHGLGVFAGLPDGYEATRYHSLVVERESLPDCLEVTAWTEHDGGGIEEIMGLRHREHPVEGVQFHPESILTEHGHALLKNFLVR; encoded by the coding sequence ATGCTGTTGATGATCGACAATTACGACAGCTTCACCTGGAACCTCGTGCAGTACCTGCAGGCACTGGGCGCCGAGGTACGGGTGGTGCGCAACGACGAGCTGACGGTCGCGGAGATCGACCGGCTGGCACCGGAGCGCATCGTGATCTCGCCGGGGCCGTGCACGCCGAACGAGGCCGGTGTCTCGGTGGCGGTGGTGGAAACGCTCGGTCCGCGGATTCCGATCCTCGGCGTGTGCCTCGGGCACCAGGGCATCGGCCAGGCCTATGGCGGCCGGGTGGTGCGCGCAGGCCGGATCATGCACGGCAAGACCTCGCCGATCCGCCACCACGGGCTGGGCGTGTTCGCCGGGCTCCCGGACGGCTACGAGGCCACCCGCTACCACTCGCTGGTGGTCGAGCGCGAGTCGCTGCCGGATTGCCTCGAGGTCACCGCGTGGACCGAGCACGACGGCGGCGGCATCGAGGAGATCATGGGCCTGCGCCACCGCGAGCATCCGGTGGAGGGCGTGCAGTTCCATCCGGAATCCATCCTCACCGAGCATGGCCACGCGCTGCTGAAGAACTTCCTGGTGCGCTGA